DNA from Oncorhynchus masou masou isolate Uvic2021 chromosome 5, UVic_Omas_1.1, whole genome shotgun sequence:
AACTATGAAACTATGACAACTATTTCCCTTTTTCTCTCTATTTTTACCCCACATAGTTTTTTTTGCATCGATAACGACAAAAAGCAAAGTCTCAAATTTTAAGCAACATTTGGTAAAAAATCATTTTGACACGTTTTTGCTCCATTGTATACTCCCAGGGCCACAAGCCATGTATGTTTTCTGTACTCTATGACAGGTTTAAAGTTCATGTTCTGTAGACCTATGACACTGACGCTACATGATACATTTGGCTGTTATTAAAATATAAATCTCAATGCATTTCAGCACACTGATATCATAATTGAGGGTCTATTGCTGTCCTCTTAAAAGCTGGGAAAAAAACACCTTTGCAGAGTGGATGAAGCCAACACATACTGTACCCTACATTATATGAGCATAACACTCATAGGAGTTTCACTTAATCGTTCTCAGAGCGGAAAGGATTATGATTGGTTGCATCAGGCAACCAATGAAAAAGAAGAGGAGGCGGGAATACCAAACGGAGAGCAGGCAGGTAGACATGTCACTTGATAGGCAAAATAAACACGTTTGGGGAAAAAGTGAGGGAGGAATAAGCATATAAGCAAAGTTGAATATAGTTCTTCATTTTGTGCATTCATGTCCTGTTTCCAGTTAGTCTAATTAACGGATTAAATACTAAATGTGATGCAAGCTAAAATTAGTTAGGTAAAATGCGTTTTCTACGTTGTTAGCAAGCCAACAGTTTAGCCTTAGTTACCAAGCTGCTAGCTAGCTCAACAGTTTTAgccttacagtgccttcagaaagtattcgtacctttgacttattccacattttgttgtgttacagcctgaataaaatgtttaaatatatattttttaaatcacccatctacacataccccataatgacaaagtaaaaacaggtttatagaaatgtttgcaaatgtattgaaaatgaagtaTCTCAATTACataccctgagtcaatactttgtacaagcacctttggcagagattacagcagtgagtctttctgggtaagtctataagagctttccacacctcgattgtgcaatatttgcccattattctttaagctctgtcaaattggttattgatcaacagtaatgatttagatgcactattgtaaagtggctgttccactggatgtcagaaggtgaattcaccaatttgtaagtcgctctggataagagcgtctgctacatgacttaaatgtaaaatgtaaatgtagtgtatatttggccttgcgtttcaggttattgtcctgctgaatggtGAGTTTGTCTccaagtgtctgttggaaagcagactgaaccaggtttgcctttaggattttgcctgtgcttagctctattccatttattttcatCCGAAAATAttcagtccttgccgatgacacgcatacccataacatgacgcagccaccaccatgcttggaaaatatgaagagtggtactcagtcatgtgttgtgtttgatttgcctcaaacatactGTAATGCTTTGTAGTCAGGACAAAGTTACTTCTTTGACCTAATTTTGTACAGTTTTACTTCAgtaccttattgcaaacaggatgcatgttttggaatattataTTCTGAACAGACTTCCTTCTCTTCACTCTGTAATTTTGgtaagtattgtggagtaactatgtacaatgctgttgatccagcctcagttctctcctctctaaacTTGGCTTGTCAATTTGATCTTGGGGTGGGCTACTGCTGAAAAAGTATAGCCAACAATAAGCAGGTTCACTTATGACAAGCTTTCAAATAGCGTTACCATTGCATGAACACCTGCTGTGACTATCATTAGCAAACTAATTATGCCAAAAGAAGAAAGTGTTACAGTTCAAGAGTAATCAGGACACTGGGAAGTCCAGAACACTGAGCACTCTCATTGAGATCATCTTCTTACAACCAGATGGTCACATCTTGGCTATTTTGTGTAGATACCGGCGCCGCACTACTGGATTTAGGGTACATCTCATCAGGATCAAAGCATTTTGACAACCATTagaaacaaacaccattgtaaagtACTCATTTTATTGAAACGTGCTCAAGTCAAAGGACTTCATATCCATACTGGGGATAGTGATGCACCCTTCAGGCCACCTACAATTAGATGGCTGTAGAGACAGAAAAGACAGCCATCCCTGTAACAGGTTGAAGAAGTGTTAGTAACATGCATCTAATTGCCGTTGGGGGATGTTACAGTAAAATaaccagcacacacacctgacaaGCAAAGTGTTCCAGACCATTACACCAACCAGTCAACTGAATACAGAACACAATGACATGTTCAAGTTAATTTGGCATCAAAGCTGATACAATTAAAAGCCAAGTGTAAACTATAGTCTTCAATGCCAAAATCACCAACCTTGTTCTACAGTAGGATATTTTCCAAATTCACTGGGGATCTGGGTTTCAGAGTTTTCCACTATTGTGAGCGGTCCAAGAACAGAGTTTTGAACCAGGCCCTGGGGTtctgagaaaaaaaatatatacattactTCAAGCTGCAGTCCCATCAGAACTCAAGAGTGATCAGCTCAAATGAATATGGAACTACAGTTTAGTCAGGCTTGAAATGAAGTGCCTCAAAATACCTGAATCCACACCCCTCTTCAACCGAGGCTTGCAACTCGAGTCACAGCACTTGCAGAGGTCACTTTGAGACGGGTCGTCCAGCAGCTCCCATCTATGAATAAAAAAAGTTGGCTGTTGCATTGGCACTAACGTCATTATGGTCGTTATGTGACCAATACTTACTCTCCAGTCTCTTTAATGTAGTGGCAGGCCTTCTTTTCTATATCAAAAACCTCAGGGTCCCATGCAACAAGCTTACAATGAATATACACCTGGGGTGAAATAAGAGAACAGTCAAGAGCTACAGTATGAAAACAACCCAGTCATACAGAGAACTTGTGGTCCACTCACTTCCTCGCCTAAGGCAAACTTGAAGGACTGCAGGTAAAGCAGAATAGCAGACGAGTGGTACCTAGGCAGGAACCTGGAGTTCCCAGTCTTCCCATCTGCAAGGCAACTGAAAATGCATTGTGCAATGAGCAGACAAACAGAACTTCCATCCAGCAAATAAGCTAactttaaaatgtattcaatactTTTCAACATTTGAGTAGGCTGTTTAGCGCTAGGCAgtcaaaaaccaaaacgtgcaccctaCATGGCCATAGCCAGGTCTGGTACATACCCCTTGTTGGTGATGATGGGGTACACCAGGCTCGCAGACTGCAGTTCTGGTGTTGTGGCCGCCACACACTCCTCCAAGAGCAGCAGCAAGGGCTGATGGTCCTTCTGATCCACTGCTGCCCAGATGGGGATGAAAGAGCCCAGGGGAAACAGGCTGCTCTTAGCCAGACCAGTAAGGTCTTCTACATgcaacagagaggggaaggggcgCAATGCTCATACGTACTGTACAGCCACAGGTTTCAACTAGCTTTGGGCAGTGTCCTCTGCTAGGAATTtctttaccaggtaagttgactgaacaTATTCTTACAATAATTGATGTTGTATGAGTCACTCACCATTGAGGAGTGCCATGTGGAAAACCAATCCTCCATGACCCTCAGCACTACCATAGGCAGGGATAAGGAATGGGGGAATCCATCCCTCAGGGCTACATACAAGGGGGAATGTTTAGTTTAATAATGAAGGTGGCAAAGGCTTAGGAAGATTTGATTCCAACACCATAGCTAGAGTACACTACACCCAATAGAGCCCTAAAACTCAACtcagttccactgcatttaaaaaataaaaaatcattcCCCTCTAattagggactgatttagacctgggacaccaggtgtgtgcaattaatgatAAAGTAGAACCGAAAGACAGCAGGCACCAGACCTCttagggtaagagttgagtaccCCTGGCATAGATGGTTACCTTATGTAAACACACTTTATATGGTGACTAATAGCAGCAGGTTTGGGCTTTCGGTTAGGTCTGTAAGTCAGGCTGGTTGAATAGATGTGTTTTTTGCCAGTCACCTGGGGAATAGAAGGAGAAGCATTAGTCGTCGCAGGATCCAAAATGGCATACATTGGGTCAAGAGTTAGCCATTACCCGTTTCTTGATGGCACAGCCATTGAGGTTGTAGTGGAATGTCGCCATCCCTTCTCCCGTGGGAAGAACAGAAAATGTGGAcggaacacagtgtccaaggaaaaGACGGGCAGCATGTTCAACCAACTCTGGACTGACCTTCCATGTCACTTTAATGGAGTGTTTCTCACAATCCACATTAAAATCTAAAAATATAAATTTGATAATGTCATCATTCACATCTCAAGAGCCAACACCACAACTTGGCTAGTCTGTTAGGCGGTCAGCATGAGATAAGTAACCTATTCAAGTTAACATGGTATCAGCGCTACATAATCATATTATGCGTTCATTATTAGACGTACCTTCATTGGCAGCGCTTGCTGCTGCTACGACGACAGCCAAAACAATTCCACATTGCCAAAGGAGAGACATGACTAAATGATCTAGGAGTGCCTACAAACTAGAAATATTTATGGACCAATTGATCCTAATCATCTTAATTCTGAACACCCGTGAGAGGTCAAGGAGCGATAATTATAGACCTAAAAACTTACCAACATCATCACTTTTGGTAtttcctggtctgaaaacatccTTGAATTTTTATGGGTTTTAAAAGTAAAAATGGTAATAGTCACATCTTTTCCCCATAAAGTAGTCTGTAAGGCGTCTCACAAAACACGACGGACGGACAGAATAGTGACTTACACAGGAGATAAAGTTGAATCAAAAAGATTGAACAATCTGGTTTGCTCAATTTGACAGTACCACACTAAGTGTGGATTAGGTATTTTTTACATCGATTTAAAGTGTATTTTATGCGACAGTCAAAATGCTGATCAAGGATAAGGTAAGACCAGCAAATTTAATTGGTGGCCAAGCCCGCTAGTTTACATACTGAATGATCATCTCATCACCGATCTAGCTATCTGCCGTAGCTAAATATATGAATAGATCTGAAAAGCGCTATATAGTGAGTATCGCAGCAGGCCATTGGCATACCCGTATAGAATGCAGAGTTCGCTAACGTTAACTATACTGAACCAAAATGTAAACGCCGCAAGCAACAATGAAAGATTTTTctgagttacatttcatataaggaaatcagtcaattgaattaaattcattaggccccaatctatggatttcacaggactgggcaggggcgcagccatggttGGGACTGGGAGAGCAGGGGTGCAGCAATGGATGGGACTGGGAGGGCAAGTGCGCAGCCACAGGGGAGCCAGGccaagccaatcagaatgagttcttccccacaaaagggctttattacagacagaaatactcctcagtttcatcagctgtcagggtTGCTGGTTTCAGAGGATccctcaggtgaagaagccagatgtggacgtcctgggctggagtggttacacgtggtctgtggttgtgaggccggttggacgtactgcaaattctctaaaacgacattggaggcggcttttgtagagaaatgaacagtcaattctctggcaaaagcttTGGTGGActttcctacagtcagcatggcAATTGCATTTTGTATGCTATTTTGTATGCTATTGTATGTGTGAACGATGGCTAGCTCCTCGAATGATCCCAGTCCCTCCTATTGTGCATCTTTTGTAGAAAGAGGCGACGATTCTCAGAACATATGTTctctacaaatgttttatttcctttTGGATGCAGATGCAAGATGCAGAGAGTGAGTTCTGCTTAATTAAAACGACCTGATCTCCAAAGTCCAAGTCTATAGTCTCAATCAACCACACACAACGCAGAGTTACAGCGGTGCAGTATAGCACCGGTTACATTGGTGCCTTCTCGACCCGGATTCATCGTTGATCGACGTCAGCTCAATCACCGCGGCGCTGCTTCTCGAGAGACTAATTATATCATTGAGGTATTCTTGCCGCCTTGTGGCAAAAATCGGAAGTACACGTCTTTTTcctgtttatttttttttctgACAACGATGGATTGAGAGCGCTGTTTATAGTTAACCAACATAGAAGTGTGTTCATCAACAGACATTTTAACGTAACATTAGTGGTTTAGTGGCATGGCATCTTATAATGGCGATGAACCCAAATTCACTGCTGGGAGGGGGAGGTTTTTCTCATACTCTGATCAAACCCCTGTAAAGTGTGTAGGTGCAGGAGGTTCCCCCATGTTTTGCTCCACAAAAAAATTGGATGAAAGCCCTTCATCTGGTGTTAATCCAAATGCCCCTGTAGATGGTCTAGCTGAGCTGGTCACTCAGCTAGCCCAGGAAATAGGGAGCTCGATTAGGGAAGAACTACAGAGTGGCAGGTCCAGTACTTATGAGCCACCAGTCGGTAGGATATGTAGATCTCAGTAAAATTAAGTTCACCATGCAATCAGACTTAAAGGAACCTCCTACATATAGAGGAGATGTTACAGACAAATGCTCCATTCATGAATGGGAGGAGTTGATGAGAATATACTTGAGGAGGAAGGGATGTCCGGTTGAGGAACAATCAGATGAGATAATTAGTCGATTATCTGGCAAAGCAAGAGACATGGTAAAGATGAATTTACGCAATGAGACAACAGTTGATCCTACAGAGAAGCCAGAGATTGTATTTGACATTCTGAAACAGAAATTCAGCGAATTGGCCTATTCATGCATGCCCTTGGCTGATTTTTACAATACTAAACCTGTACCCGGAGAGGCTGTTATGGAGTATTGGGTTCGATTGAACAAGGCCGTAGATGTCGCTGACGTGGGCCTTAAGAGACAAGGTAAGAAGATTGACTCCGATGTCGTTAGGATGTTTGTAACATACTGCCCTGACCCCAAACTGGCAGCAGTATTCCAATACAAGTCTGCTGAGAAATGGACTGCGAGTGAAGTACAGGAGAGAATCCATGAACATGAACGCCGCAGGAAAGCCACCATGTGTCAATCTACCGCTGTATCCTCAAAGCAAGTAACAGTACATCCCCAGATAACTCCATGTGAAGGCGGGGTCAACTGATAACTGATGTAATTTACTCATGTTACCTTATAACTCTTATATGGCTCTATCATGTGGACAATTGAATATTATTTCTAAGGTGTTTTTCCTGTGGTTCCATTTGTTGCCAACATTTGTTGCCACCAGGTGACATCTCTCATTTAA
Protein-coding regions in this window:
- the LOC135528671 gene encoding uncharacterized protein LOC135528671, with amino-acid sequence MNPGREGTNVTGAILHRYFNVDCEKHSIKVTWKVSPELVEHAARLFLGHCVPSTFSVLPTGEGMATFHYNLNGCAIKKRVTGKKHIYSTSLTYRPNRKPKPAAISHHIKCVYISPEGWIPPFLIPAYGSAEGHGGLVFHMALLNEDLTGLAKSSLFPLGSFIPIWAAVDQKDHQPLLLLLEECVAATTPELQSASLVYPIITNKGCLADGKTGNSRFLPRYHSSAILLYLQSFKFALGEEVSGPQVLCMTGLFSYCSS